In Desulfovibrio oxyclinae DSM 11498, a single genomic region encodes these proteins:
- a CDS encoding M48 family metallopeptidase: MRGEYGFSDNPNVSKGSPLLGALKVFAAAAVLVGTLYFCIGIAVDAVVPLLPDSTVQSISKRMDWIRIPNGGKMTPAEQSIQRLADRLAEADPDAPRIRVRVVPSDMVNAFALPDGTVLLNTGLLARLESENGLAFILGHEMAHIRNRDALRGLGRAMAYQMVAEAVGFGSEQVFSDPAQLSELAFSRGQEERADREGMDTVQKLYGHVGGYDEFFRIMRRERTQEAWAEYFSTHPHDDRRIQLMQEHSDDMGYVMGSETPLILPRDGDEYL, translated from the coding sequence CCGAACGTCAGCAAAGGCTCGCCCCTGTTGGGCGCGCTCAAGGTCTTCGCTGCCGCAGCCGTGCTTGTGGGCACGCTGTATTTCTGCATCGGCATTGCTGTGGATGCTGTGGTTCCCTTGCTGCCTGATTCCACGGTGCAATCTATAAGCAAGCGTATGGATTGGATAAGGATTCCAAACGGTGGAAAAATGACTCCGGCTGAGCAGTCCATTCAAAGGCTCGCGGACAGGCTTGCCGAGGCCGATCCCGACGCGCCACGAATCCGGGTTCGGGTGGTGCCTTCCGACATGGTCAATGCTTTTGCCCTGCCAGACGGGACCGTGTTGTTGAACACCGGCCTGCTCGCGCGGCTGGAGTCGGAGAACGGGTTGGCTTTCATCCTCGGGCACGAGATGGCCCATATCCGCAACCGGGACGCCCTGCGCGGGCTGGGGCGGGCCATGGCCTATCAGATGGTGGCCGAGGCCGTGGGATTCGGCTCGGAGCAGGTCTTCAGCGACCCGGCTCAGCTTTCCGAGCTGGCCTTTTCGCGAGGTCAGGAGGAACGTGCCGATCGCGAGGGGATGGATACCGTCCAAAAGCTGTACGGCCATGTGGGCGGCTACGACGAGTTTTTCCGCATCATGCGGCGTGAGCGCACGCAAGAGGCGTGGGCAGAATATTTTTCCACGCATCCCCACGATGACCGGCGGATTCAGTTGATGCAGGAGCATTCGGATGACATGGGCTATGTCATGGGCTCCGAAACGCCGCTCATCCTCCCTCGCGATGGAGATGAATATCTGTGA
- the lepB gene encoding signal peptidase I translates to MSRSGTKPCRWWKALILGMILPGLGQVYTGRSAFGFGVCAAQILPGMIGYSLMGTFAGLIAAVSMMLVYHAVFAAEAAFRIVRNGPLIPHPRRGWVYPAFIVLSIGLTYAMSALPQQYEAFVVPTPSMAPALRPGDRFMAERIAPEDPLHRGEVAVFLRPDGVYFVKRVAAVAGDRVRVEQGMVYVNDVPVNSGREPKGAKMLHGPSQQGFVLEKGQVFMLGDNAARSWDSRYFGPVDREDVRYRALYLYWAQDGRTGRKLGQFQ, encoded by the coding sequence GTGAGCCGCTCTGGAACAAAGCCCTGCCGCTGGTGGAAAGCGTTGATTCTGGGAATGATCCTGCCGGGACTGGGGCAGGTCTATACCGGCAGGAGCGCCTTCGGCTTCGGGGTCTGCGCAGCACAGATTCTGCCCGGCATGATCGGCTACAGCCTCATGGGAACGTTTGCGGGGCTCATCGCCGCCGTGAGCATGATGCTCGTCTACCACGCGGTCTTCGCGGCCGAGGCGGCTTTCAGGATCGTCCGTAACGGACCGCTCATTCCGCATCCCCGACGTGGCTGGGTTTATCCCGCTTTCATCGTCCTTTCCATCGGGCTGACCTATGCCATGTCGGCCCTGCCGCAGCAGTATGAGGCCTTTGTGGTGCCCACCCCTTCCATGGCGCCCGCCCTGCGACCGGGAGACCGGTTCATGGCGGAGCGGATTGCCCCCGAAGATCCGTTGCACCGCGGCGAAGTGGCAGTCTTCCTGCGGCCAGACGGCGTCTATTTCGTCAAACGCGTGGCGGCGGTTGCCGGGGATAGGGTGCGGGTCGAGCAAGGGATGGTCTACGTGAACGACGTTCCCGTGAATTCCGGACGCGAACCCAAGGGGGCAAAGATGCTTCACGGACCTTCGCAGCAGGGATTCGTGCTCGAAAAGGGACAGGTCTTCATGCTCGGCGACAATGCCGCGCGTTCATGGGATTCGCGGTATTTCGGGCCGGTGGACAGAGAGGATGTCCGCTATCGCGCCCTGTATCTCTACTGGGCGCAGGACGGACGCACGGGCAGGAAGCTCGGTCAGTTCCAGTAG
- a CDS encoding Ppx/GppA phosphatase family protein: MRYTLIIAAVLITAATLWFHGGSDFERRAAIDIGSGSIKCVIADVDEGSHVIKRIVKRLHIKADFAENIVPQTGNRIPPAMMAEGINHIRFLKTQASSLGAESISAVATEAFRNAENGHEYIKRLSQQTDIPAQVIDEREEAVIGVRSALNELGNPQGPLVVWDIGGGTSQITLRHKARTYYHTDRTASVSFKNDIIYDIQHRISHTPNPMSKKDFRQALRLAREKAAKLPKEMRAIIRNEECLVVGIGPVHSLSVLGQIAAKNPYTQIDLRKAIGLRLGLTDWELGGGFAPTDLSNLILVLGYMQELDIQEVKVLEVSLAEGLLLSPAYWN, from the coding sequence ATGCGTTATACTCTGATCATCGCAGCAGTGCTCATCACGGCGGCCACGCTATGGTTTCATGGCGGGTCCGACTTCGAGCGCCGGGCCGCCATCGATATCGGTTCGGGATCCATCAAGTGCGTCATCGCGGACGTGGACGAAGGCTCTCATGTGATCAAACGCATCGTGAAGCGACTGCACATCAAGGCAGACTTCGCGGAGAACATCGTCCCCCAGACCGGTAATCGCATCCCCCCTGCCATGATGGCTGAAGGAATAAACCACATCCGTTTCCTCAAGACACAGGCCAGCAGCCTCGGCGCAGAATCGATCTCGGCGGTTGCCACAGAAGCCTTTCGCAACGCAGAAAACGGGCATGAGTACATCAAGCGACTCTCACAGCAGACGGATATCCCTGCTCAGGTGATCGACGAGCGCGAAGAGGCGGTCATCGGCGTCCGCTCCGCACTGAACGAACTCGGAAACCCACAAGGGCCGCTGGTAGTCTGGGATATCGGCGGCGGCACTTCGCAGATCACGCTCAGGCACAAGGCGCGAACCTACTATCATACGGATCGCACGGCCTCGGTTTCTTTCAAAAACGACATCATTTACGACATTCAGCACAGAATATCGCACACGCCAAACCCCATGAGCAAAAAGGATTTTCGTCAGGCGCTCAGGCTGGCTCGCGAAAAGGCCGCCAAACTGCCGAAGGAAATGCGTGCAATCATTCGTAATGAAGAATGCTTGGTCGTCGGAATCGGACCGGTTCACTCACTGAGCGTGCTCGGACAGATTGCGGCGAAGAATCCCTACACTCAAATAGACCTGCGCAAGGCAATCGGCCTGCGGCTCGGTCTGACCGACTGGGAGCTTGGCGGCGGATTCGCACCCACCGATCTGTCCAATCTGATCCTTGTGCTCGGGTACATGCAGGAGCTGGACATCCAGGAAGTGAAGGTGCTTGAGGTATCGCTGGCAGAAGGGCTGCTGCTTTCCCCGGCCTACTGGAACTGA
- the mltG gene encoding endolytic transglycosylase MltG — protein MARKRNLALLFLLAGIAALGASGYFWIMAWLDHQFRTVPPETPGHEVVFTVEKGSPFLVVARDLRSDNIITDVNRFWALAREKGTVNEVRAGKFRLNTGWRPDRVLEVLTTTPGIMVKVSVREGLTWWQTAEVVAESGVCTQEEFAAAAQDSELLKEFGIKAETAEGFLFPETYLLTPPEENKGRYMVRTMLRQFFAEAEKVWPDGLPEWKNLKKFVVLASLVEKETGDVTERERIAGVFANRLKRRMLIQADPTIIYGLGPAFDGNIRKKHLKDRNNPYNTYVHPGLPPGPICSPGLDSLKAAVHPEDHRFLYFVAKGDGSHYFSKSLREHNNAVIKYQIRRNRDTYRSTKSAE, from the coding sequence ATGGCTCGAAAGCGCAATCTAGCATTACTCTTCCTTCTGGCCGGAATCGCCGCACTTGGCGCGTCCGGCTATTTCTGGATCATGGCCTGGCTGGACCACCAGTTCCGCACCGTGCCGCCCGAAACACCGGGGCACGAAGTGGTCTTCACGGTGGAAAAAGGCTCCCCCTTCCTCGTGGTCGCCCGCGACCTGCGTTCGGACAACATCATCACCGACGTGAACCGCTTCTGGGCCCTTGCCCGCGAAAAGGGCACAGTCAACGAGGTGCGGGCAGGAAAGTTCCGTCTGAATACCGGCTGGCGCCCCGACCGGGTGCTGGAAGTGCTGACCACCACCCCGGGCATCATGGTCAAGGTCTCGGTGCGCGAGGGACTCACCTGGTGGCAGACTGCCGAGGTCGTCGCCGAATCCGGTGTCTGTACCCAAGAGGAATTCGCCGCTGCCGCGCAGGATTCAGAGTTGCTCAAAGAATTCGGCATCAAGGCCGAAACCGCCGAGGGCTTTCTCTTTCCGGAGACCTACCTGTTGACCCCGCCCGAAGAGAACAAGGGGCGGTACATGGTTCGCACCATGCTCAGACAGTTCTTCGCCGAGGCGGAAAAGGTCTGGCCTGACGGACTTCCGGAATGGAAGAATCTGAAAAAGTTCGTGGTCTTGGCCTCGCTGGTGGAAAAGGAAACCGGCGACGTGACCGAACGAGAGCGCATCGCCGGAGTCTTCGCCAACCGACTGAAGCGGCGCATGCTGATACAGGCCGATCCCACCATCATCTATGGCCTTGGCCCCGCCTTTGACGGCAACATCCGCAAAAAGCACCTGAAGGACCGGAACAATCCGTACAACACATACGTGCATCCCGGCCTGCCGCCCGGCCCCATCTGCTCGCCGGGGCTGGATTCGCTCAAGGCCGCCGTACACCCCGAGGACCACCGGTTCCTGTATTTCGTGGCCAAGGGAGATGGGTCGCACTACTTCAGCAAGTCCCTGCGCGAACACAACAACGCCGTCATCAAATACCAGATCAGACGAAACAGAGACACGTACCGCTCAACGAAAAGCGCAGAATAA
- the ruvX gene encoding Holliday junction resolvase RuvX, which produces MRVLAIDFGLKRVGLALSDPTGLLASPYKTIERTTRDALFDELLEIIQKESVETVVVGLPLSLDGEDTLTTRQARNFADSLSRRIEQPIHLVDERLSSAEAEQELRSAGLKRKKKKMALDQQAATVILRTWLESAI; this is translated from the coding sequence TTGCGCGTTCTTGCCATAGACTTCGGCCTCAAGCGGGTGGGGCTCGCACTGAGCGACCCCACCGGCTTGCTGGCCTCGCCGTACAAAACCATCGAGCGCACCACCCGCGACGCACTCTTTGACGAACTGCTGGAAATCATACAAAAGGAGTCTGTTGAAACCGTGGTGGTCGGCCTTCCCCTTTCCCTCGACGGAGAGGACACCCTGACCACCCGGCAGGCCCGGAACTTTGCCGACAGCCTCTCGCGGCGCATCGAACAGCCGATCCACCTCGTGGATGAACGGCTCTCCTCGGCGGAAGCCGAACAGGAACTGCGCAGCGCGGGTCTGAAACGCAAGAAGAAAAAAATGGCACTCGACCAGCAGGCCGCAACCGTCATCCTTCGCACATGGCTCGAAAGCGCAATCTAG